One stretch of Sylvia atricapilla isolate bSylAtr1 chromosome 4, bSylAtr1.pri, whole genome shotgun sequence DNA includes these proteins:
- the KLF3 gene encoding Krueppel-like factor 3: MLMFDPVPIKQEAMEPVSVSYPSNYMDQMKPNKYSVIYSTPSMLHNKFYSNPEGLSNGIQMEPVDLTVNKRSSPPSTGSSPSPLKFQTVHRRSSPGLTLSSPSSPLSKFTPSPPGVQPLSMPITIPPVMAAALSRHGLRSPGILPVIQPVVVQPVPFMYAPHLQQPIMVSTVLADEMETPSSMQVPVIESYEKPTLKKTIKVEPGSEPSKTDFYPEQMSPPMMTSLSPQQVMLQENHPSVIVQPGKRPLPVESPDTQRKRRIHRCDYEGCNKVYTKSSHLKAHRRTHTGEKPYKCTWEGCTWKFARSDELTRHFRKHTGIKPFQCPDCDRSFSRSDHLALHRKRHMLV, encoded by the exons TCGTACCCATCCAATTACATGGACCAAATGAAGCCAAACAAATACAGCGTCATTTATTCTACACCAAGTATGTTGCACAATAAATTCTACTCAAACCCTGAAGGACTATCAAATGGGATCCAGATGGAGCCAGTAGACCTTACAGTAAATAAACGGAGCTCACCACCTTCAACTGGAAGTTCTCCTTCCCCGCTAAAATTTCAGACTGTGCATAGGAGAAGTTCACCTGGATTGACTCTGTCCTCACCCAGCTCACCCCTCAGTAAATTCACACCGTCACCCCCAGGAGTACAGCCTCTTTCCATGCCAATAACAATCCCACCTGTAATGGCCGCTGCTCTTTCACGCCACGGACTGAGAAGCCCTGGGATACTCCCAGTTATACAGCCTGTTGTGGTCCAGCCAGTTCCTTTCATGTATGCTCCCCATCTCCAGCAGCCCATCATGGTGTCCACAGTTCTTGCAGATGAGATGGAAACTCCAAGTAGCATGCAAG TGCCTGTCATTGAGTCTTATGAGAAGCCcacactgaagaaaacaatCAAAGTAGAGCCCGGAAGCGAACCGTCAAAGACTGACTTCTATCCTGAACAAATGTCACCTCCAATGATGACCTCCTTGTCTCCTCAGCAAGTAATGTTGCAAGA GAATCACCCTTCAGTTATAGTTCAGCCAGGAAAAAGACCTTTACCTGTGGAATCTCCAGACACACAAAGAAAACGCAGAATACATCGATGTGATTATGAAGGCTGCAACAAAGTCTACACTAAAAGCTCGCACCTGAAAGCTCACCGAAGAACTCATACAG gagaaaagccGTACAAATGCACTTGGGAGGGATGCACGTGGAAGTTTGCTCGTTCTGATGAACTAACGCGGCATTTCCGCAAGCACACAGGAATCAAACCCTTCCAGTGTCCAGACTGTGACCGTAGCTTTTCACGTTCAGACCATCTTGCTCTTCACAGGAAACGCCACATGCTAGTCTGA